Proteins from a single region of Geothrix sp. PMB-07:
- a CDS encoding S1C family serine protease encodes MIRATLIALLAIWSLPLAAQKAQKPATPTEDSTIERFRAHAKPRVVAPEAPLSAEERNTIRRFREAKSSVVFVSAILKGHDLRTQDSAKIPFGAGTGFVWDEWGHIVTNHHVVTVEEGGQRITEVQEVEVTLADGQTYKGRVIGFSFAYDIAVIQVFAPLQAMRPIPIGRSQSLQVGQSVMAIGNPFGLDHSLTKGVVSAKNRKIDTGYSTHILNAIQTDAAVNPGNSGGPLLDSGGRLVGMNTAIVATKGEGSVGVGFAIPVDTLNDIVPKLIARTRLEPPRMGFEVMTSALAQQSLGITQGLLVLSVDPASPAGRAGLRPLSVDAQGRVKEMGDILLAYQGRVIESEGQFMAMLEVETPKDEIEFDVLRSGEVIKVKLNLKGSKAGEPVKPQPASI; translated from the coding sequence ATGATTCGTGCCACCCTCATCGCGCTGCTGGCCATCTGGTCCCTGCCCTTGGCCGCCCAGAAGGCGCAGAAACCGGCCACGCCCACCGAAGATTCCACCATTGAACGCTTCCGGGCCCACGCCAAGCCCCGGGTCGTGGCGCCCGAAGCCCCGCTCAGTGCCGAGGAACGGAACACCATTCGACGCTTCAGGGAGGCGAAATCCAGCGTGGTGTTCGTATCCGCGATCCTGAAGGGGCACGATCTCAGAACACAGGATTCTGCCAAGATCCCGTTCGGAGCAGGCACAGGCTTCGTCTGGGATGAATGGGGGCACATCGTCACCAACCATCATGTGGTCACGGTCGAAGAAGGAGGGCAGCGCATCACGGAAGTCCAGGAGGTGGAAGTCACACTCGCCGATGGGCAAACCTACAAAGGCCGTGTCATTGGGTTCAGCTTCGCCTACGACATCGCCGTCATCCAGGTGTTCGCCCCCCTCCAAGCCATGCGCCCCATTCCCATCGGCCGCAGCCAATCTCTTCAGGTGGGCCAGTCCGTGATGGCCATCGGAAACCCCTTCGGTCTTGATCATTCCTTGACCAAGGGTGTGGTCTCCGCGAAAAACCGGAAGATCGACACCGGCTACAGCACCCACATCCTGAACGCCATTCAGACCGATGCGGCCGTGAACCCAGGCAACTCCGGCGGCCCCCTCCTGGATAGCGGTGGTCGACTGGTGGGCATGAACACCGCCATTGTGGCCACCAAAGGGGAGGGCTCCGTGGGCGTCGGCTTTGCCATTCCCGTGGATACCCTCAACGACATCGTTCCCAAGCTCATCGCCCGGACACGGCTTGAGCCGCCCCGCATGGGCTTCGAGGTCATGACGTCCGCCCTTGCTCAACAGTCTCTTGGAATCACCCAAGGCCTGCTTGTCTTATCGGTGGATCCAGCCTCTCCGGCGGGTCGGGCCGGACTCCGGCCTCTTTCCGTGGATGCCCAGGGCCGGGTCAAGGAGATGGGTGACATCCTGTTGGCCTATCAGGGCCGCGTCATTGAAAGCGAAGGCCAGTTCATGGCCATGCTGGAGGTGGAGACCCCCAAGGATGAAATCGAATTCGATGTCCTTCGCAGTGGAGAGGTCATCAAGGTGAAGCTCAATCTCAAAGGGTCCAAAGCTGGCGAGCCGGTTAAACCCCAGCCCGCCAGCATCTGA